From Mucilaginibacter gotjawali:
GATGGCACAATTCACTACTTCCTCAACAGAGCGGTTGTGCCCCAAATGGATCACCTCCGCGCCGGAGGATTGCAGGATCCTGCGCATAATGTTGATAGTAGCATCATGCCCGTCGAACAAAGATGCTGCGGTTACAAAACGGATCTTATAGGTTGAATGATACGGGGCGATGCTTTCCATGCAGGCAATAATTAGTTGTCTGCAAAATTAATTAAATAAACCTTGCATAAACTATTAATTGTTTATGGCCTATTGTTGATGGTTCATGGAAAAAACATCATTGTTTTTTTCAGACGTTGACAGATGCACCCGCTGCTCCTTACCCGTATCGATTATTTCTTCTATCTTGATGCCCGGCTCCCCATTCTTATTTCTTCCATACCTTCCAGCTACTTGCGGGGTCAGCCGCTGATGCCCTGTGTTTCTGGGGTGGAATTTTCAAAAACAAAGCGGCCATCCTGTCGCCAAGCGCAGCTGCCTTTGTCCAGTCTGCTTTGGCCGCAGCTTTGTTATTGAGTGTATAATACAGCTTTCCCCGCTCAAGGTAGGCGCCGCTGTTTGACGGATTTAATTCAATTGCTTTTGAAAAATCCGCTATCGCGCCGGTGTTATTCTTCACAACCACATTTACATAACCACGCATATAATAAGCATAAGGCAAATTAATGTTGCCGTCAATCGCCTTATTCAAATCAGGTAATGCAGCGGTGGGATTGTTCATTTCCAAATACAAAGCTGCGCGGTAATAATAGGCTTCGCTGTAACCAGGGTCCAGCGCAATTGCCCTGCCGAAATCAGCTACGGCCTCTGCACTTTGCCGCAAACCCGCCCTGGTTATTGCCCTGCTGTAAAAAGCCGATGCCACCTGCGGGTCTATCCGGATGGCCCGGTTCAGGTCCTCAAGCGCCCCCGCATAGTCATTTGTCGCCAATTTAATGCATCCCCTGTCATGATAAGCTTCGGCAAAATCAGGGTTAAGGCTTATTGCTTTATTAAAATCCGTAGTTGCACCGCTGTTGTCGTCCATTTTCATTTTCACTTCAGCGCGATCATAGTACGACTCAGCATTATCCGGGTTGAGAATAATTGCCTCAGATAAATCGGCACCGGCTGCACCGAAATTACCCAGTTTTAAATTTACGAAACCTCTTTTTTCAAAAGCCTCGGCATTTTTGGGGCTCAAATTTATTGCCTCATTAAAATCTGCAAGGGCTTCATTATAATTATTGAGTTCAGTCCGTGCAAGGCCCCTATAAAGGTACGAGGCGCCCATTTTCGGATTTAAAGCGATGGCTTTCCCAAAATCATCCATTGCACCGTAGGGGTCTTTAAGCCTGCTTTTTGAAATGCCGCGATCGATATAAGCTTCGGGCTGTTTATCGTCAAGCTGGATAGCTTTATTCAGGTCCTCGAGCCCGCCTTTAAAATCAGCAAGGCCATTTTTTGAGTTGCCCCGGTTTACATAGGCAGTAGCATCGTTGGGGTTAATGTCTATTATTTTGTTAAAATCTGCCATCGCGCCGTTAAAATCACCCAGCCTGTTTTTTGCGTTGCCCCTGTTTGTATAGGCTATAGTGCTCTTCGGGTTTAACGCTATGGCGTGGTCACAATCTTCCACCGCACCTTTATTGTCGTTAATATTCATTTTCGCATAAGCGCGGTTAGCGTAGGGCAGATCGATATTAGGGTTGACAGCTATTATTTTAGAAAACTCATCTATGGCGCCTTTGAAATCTCCCTGCTGTATTTTGATAATGCCCCGGTAATTGTAGGCTTCCAGATTGTTCGGATTCAATGCTATTTCTTTGGTAAAATAGGTCATTGCACCATCAAAGTCATTCTTGCTGTATAGCTCGACGCCTTTGTCAAAAAAAGGATCTTTGCTTTGGGCAATTGAAAATAGTGGCAGGAAGAATAGTAAACAAAGTAGCGTTTTTTTCATATGCGATAAGGAACCGATTGTTAATGATGTCAAATATAAAATAATCCTAAATTTTTAGGCCTAATTTATTTGAGCAATGGTGCTATTTAAGATTATGTTTTATATTAGTGCCATAAATATATGAAACCTTTTTACCTTACTCAATTTAAAATCGCAGCAGCTTTTGGGCTATGTTTAGTCTTACAGTCGTGCGTACTAGTCCCGGGTTCCTGGAAAAACGACAAGATCAGTTCCGGCAAACGTGATGATTTTCACACGCTAAATAATGGCGCGCTCAAATACCTTAAAGCCAATGATCCCAAAGGCCTGGTACCATTTTTATCAAAAGATATGATCGCGGCTAATAATGAGCGGACAGTTGAGCAGATCAGCATCGAATTGAAGGCACATGATTATGCGCTGATGGACGAATTTTACGTGGTGAATAAAAGCATGGGCGACGATACCATCCTTGCGAAAGGCCCCGAAATAACCCGTTACGGGCTGAAGTATCCTTATAAAACGACGGAAATGTATTTTGCTTTTTTTACGCCGAAAACATCCGACAATAAATACATGGTAAGCCTTATTTACGGGAAATTTGATTACGGCTGGAAAATCATCAAAATGGACGTTCAACGCTATACGATGAACGGGAAAACCGCACCTGAGCTGTTTGCATTGGCAAAAGATCAATATGAAAAAAAAGAATACCAGGCCTCCCTCAACAACATTTCGCTGGCGATAGATTGTTTTAAGCCAAATGAATATATTCAATACCCGGATGAAGTTGACGCTACACCGTTTTATAACAAAGTACGCGCGAAAGTGAATGAAACCTATCACTATCCGCTTATCCTGCGACAGGTATCCACCGGCCCGATGATCCTGCGTGTTTATAACGATGAAAGTGATGAAGGATCGTACCCGATGATCTATTATATGACGCATTTCCCGCTGAAGGACACCACTGCTGTTAAAAAGGAAAACATGGAAATAAGAAAGGCTGTTGGCAAACTATTTCCCGGTTTGGATGAGAACAATAATTACATATTGTACTCCGCTTTTAACGAAAAGCCGACCGGCTACTCAACTGTTGGGCACTTTGATATGAAAATAAAGGCGCATTAAATATCATATATATTTGATTATGGGCTGTTAACGCTGGATAAAAACCGGTGTTGTCAATTATTACTATCTTTGCGGCACATGCAGGTTGAAGACGCAAAAACATTACAGAGTTACAAGGGGTACAATAACTACGGTGCCTGGCTGAAAGAAAAATATAAAGGCCAGCGGGTTTTTAAGGTTATTGTAGACGGCGGTTTTACCTGCCCCAACCGCGATGGCTCAAAAGGCTATGGCGGCTGCACTTATTGTAATGTTGATTCGTTTACACCATCGGTATCCCGCAACAACCCTTCGGTACGCGAACAGGTGATCCAGGGGGTGGAGCGTGCCCGTAAAGGCAACAAGGCCGATAAATTCATCATCTACTTTCAACCCAATACCAATACCTACGCCCCCACCCATTATTTAAAAATGCTGTATGATGAAGCCCTGAGTTATCATACGGAAGACATTGTGGGATTGTCTGTCGGTACCCGCCCGGATTGTATCGACGCTGAAAAAGTGGCCCTGCTGGAAAGCTATACTGACCGCTTTGATGTCGACATCGAAATGGGCATGGAAAGTATTTATAATGATACGCTGGGGCAAATTAACCGCGGCTGCACCCATGAAGATTTGGTTAACGCTTTAAAACTGCTGGAGAACACCAAACTTTTAACTTGCGTACATACTGTCTTCGGTTTCCCCTGGGAAACCAGGGAAATGATGCTGCGCTATGCGGATGAGATCAACCGTTTCCCGCAGATCCAATTTGTAAAATTCCATCACCTGCATATTGTTGAAGGCTCTGTAATGGGCGTAAAATATAAACGGGAACCATTTAAGTTATTTAGCCTGGAAGAATATGCTGACTTTATTTGTGAATTGCTGCCCCTGGTACGCCCTGATGTAGTTATACAGCGCCTATTTGGACTGAGTGACCTTGACCTGCTGATAGCCCCTAACTGGAAACTAAAAAAGTCGGAAATTCAATATTATATTGACCAGCAAATATTAACACGGGGTGTGGTGCAGGGATCGGAATATTAGTCTGAATCAGAATTTACAGGATTTTAGAATTATCAGAATTAATATTTTTAATATGCAGTGTCACTTACGCTTTTGGCTTTAAGCGAATTCTGTAAATTCAATAATTCTGTAAATTCTGATTCAGACAACCTAACACGCATTTTTGCGTAAACATCCGCGAAAAAATCTATCTTAGAAATTAATTATAATTAAAGCTGTTTTGTCACAAAGGTTACAACAAAATTATATCCCGGCACTCACAGGCGTTCGCGCAATGGCGGCCTACCTGGTATTTATATCCCACTTCGCGTATAAGTTTGATGAAAATTTTCCCCATATCATCCAGCGCTTTTTGGGCGAGTTCCACATCGGCGTAAGTATTTTTTTCGTTTTATCAGGATTTTTGATCACATTCCGTTATTACAAAGATTTCCACCTCACCCGGGACTGGTTTAAACAATATTTAAAAAACAGGGTAGCCCGTATTTACCCTATGTATGCGCTGCTCACCATTGCGGCTTTTGGGTACTACTTTATTACCAGGGACCAAAGCGTAACCAACGGCAGCGGCAACCCGGTAGCGCTTTTCTTTTTAAATATTACGTTTTTGCGCGGTTTTTTTTACCAGTTCTGGAATACCGGGATAGCGCAGGGCTGGTCGTTAACGGTGGAAGAATGCTTTTACTTTTCGGCGCCTCTTATTTTTCTTATCGCCAAAAAGTACCATAAATTTTATATCCAGCCGGTAGTTATCACCCTGTTTGCCATAACCATGGTACTCATCTTTCGCCATATTAACTTCCATGGTTTTTTTGGCAATTTCACTTTTGTGATGCTTTACAC
This genomic window contains:
- a CDS encoding acyltransferase family protein, whose product is MSQRLQQNYIPALTGVRAMAAYLVFISHFAYKFDENFPHIIQRFLGEFHIGVSIFFVLSGFLITFRYYKDFHLTRDWFKQYLKNRVARIYPMYALLTIAAFGYYFITRDQSVTNGSGNPVALFFLNITFLRGFFYQFWNTGIAQGWSLTVEECFYFSAPLIFLIAKKYHKFYIQPVVITLFAITMVLIFRHINFHGFFGNFTFVMLYTFFGRCFEFFVGVQLARYVLKNGFTRTRNINFTYTGFVLIFVCVFVMALQPVIKPWPAGLETPIGIITNNYFLCIAVALFFYGILTEVTLFKKFLQLPFIELLGKSSYIFYLVHLGWIYTLIQSGFNHLNDATFAVYDKWGVDWHSPFEYDWLNLIYVFIVLNAVSVTLFKLIEEPLNHYIRKSDFLVKYKPRPKGIAD
- a CDS encoding tetratricopeptide repeat protein, with translation MKKTLLCLLFFLPLFSIAQSKDPFFDKGVELYSKNDFDGAMTYFTKEIALNPNNLEAYNYRGIIKIQQGDFKGAIDEFSKIIAVNPNIDLPYANRAYAKMNINDNKGAVEDCDHAIALNPKSTIAYTNRGNAKNRLGDFNGAMADFNKIIDINPNDATAYVNRGNSKNGLADFKGGLEDLNKAIQLDDKQPEAYIDRGISKSRLKDPYGAMDDFGKAIALNPKMGASYLYRGLARTELNNYNEALADFNEAINLSPKNAEAFEKRGFVNLKLGNFGAAGADLSEAIILNPDNAESYYDRAEVKMKMDDNSGATTDFNKAISLNPDFAEAYHDRGCIKLATNDYAGALEDLNRAIRIDPQVASAFYSRAITRAGLRQSAEAVADFGRAIALDPGYSEAYYYRAALYLEMNNPTAALPDLNKAIDGNINLPYAYYMRGYVNVVVKNNTGAIADFSKAIELNPSNSGAYLERGKLYYTLNNKAAAKADWTKAAALGDRMAALFLKIPPQKHRASAADPASSWKVWKK
- a CDS encoding TIGR01212 family radical SAM protein (This family includes YhcC from E. coli K-12, an uncharacterized radical SAM protein.), with the translated sequence MQVEDAKTLQSYKGYNNYGAWLKEKYKGQRVFKVIVDGGFTCPNRDGSKGYGGCTYCNVDSFTPSVSRNNPSVREQVIQGVERARKGNKADKFIIYFQPNTNTYAPTHYLKMLYDEALSYHTEDIVGLSVGTRPDCIDAEKVALLESYTDRFDVDIEMGMESIYNDTLGQINRGCTHEDLVNALKLLENTKLLTCVHTVFGFPWETREMMLRYADEINRFPQIQFVKFHHLHIVEGSVMGVKYKREPFKLFSLEEYADFICELLPLVRPDVVIQRLFGLSDLDLLIAPNWKLKKSEIQYYIDQQILTRGVVQGSEY